The stretch of DNA CTATGACTCGGTGCAGGAACAAAGCGGTATTTTTGCCGGCAACGGCGGCTTTGACATTACCGTGGGCAACCATACTCAGCTGAACGGCGCGGTGATCGCCAGCCGGGCTGATGCAGATAAAAACAGTCTCGATACCGGGACACTGGGCTTCGCTGATATCGGCAACCAAGCCGACTATAAAGTCAGTCACAGCGGCATCAGCCTGTCCGGCGGCAGCAACATGTCGGCAGGTTCAATGCTGGCCTCTAACGGCCTCGCAAACGTCGGCACGCTGCTGGCCGGGATGAACGGTAAAGGCCACGCCGAAGGCACCACGCAATCCGCCGTGGCGAATGGTAATATCACGATTCGCGACAAGACGAATCAGCAGCAGGACGTTGCCACGCTGAGCCGCGATACCGAACATGCCAACGGCAGCATCGGGCAGATCTTTAACAAAGAGGAAGAGCAAAAACGCCTGCAGACGGCGCAGCTGGTGAGTGAAATCGGCGGCCAGATGACCAGCGTGGTGTCGACGTATGGCGATATCCAGGCGCTGGACGCGGTGCGTGCGAAAGGCAGCGATTACGCCAAAATGAGTGCGGCAGCGCTGCGTGATACGGAGGCTTATCAAAAAGCCTTCGGTGATTACGGTATCGGCGGTAAATACCAGATGGTGGCGCAGTCGGTGAGCGGGATTCTGGCGGGCGCCGCCGGGGGCGATTTCAATAAAGCCCTCGCGGATGGCCTGAACCCGGTGATGGCGCAGGCTATTAAGGGCGCGACTGAAGGCCACGAATCTGCCAACCTGATGGCGCACGCGGTCTGGGGCGCTCTGGCGGCGCAGCTTTCAGGCGGCAATGCGGCAGCAGGTGCGGCGGGAGCATTCAGCGGTGAGCTGGCGGCCAGGTATATCGCAAGGGAAATGTTCCCCGGTAAAGACCCGGGTAATTTAACCCAGGACCAAAAACAGCTGGTCAGTCTGCTCGGCACCATGGCGGCAGGGATCGCCGGCGGCGTGGTGGGGAATAGCACCGCAGCGGCGACCACGGGCGCTCAGGCCGGGAAGAATGCGGTTGAGAATAATGCGCTGAGCGCTCCGGATGAGAAGCAACGGCAGGATGCGAAATGGTCACTGCCGTACATCAAGGATGCAGGCGAAAAATCAAAAGCTGAAAAACTGGTTACTGAGCTCAATGCAAAAGATAAAGAGTTCGATACCGCACTCGATAAAGCCTGTAAAGAACTGTCTTCAGCAGCCTGTCAGGGTATGCGTCAGGAACTGGCCGCGATGGGCCAGAGCTATGACAAGCAGATGGACGGGCAGTATATCGGCACAATGGGTAGTGTGTACAAAGAGGGCGCGGATAAGATCGCCGGCCAGCAATGGCAGTACGCCACCGCAGATGCAAGAGCCCAACGTGATGCCGATGTTCAGCGTATAGAGCAGAACTGGAACGTTAGCCCGAAACTGGCATCAATAATCTATGATGCAATGACTTATATTCATGCTGGGGCAGCGGTCGGGGGTGCTGCTTATGGAATGACGAAAGCTGGCAGTGTGTTAGATCACCCAAATATTTCAGGAAAAGTATTAGGCGAATACTCTGCGATAAAACCAGGCCCTCTACCTGACGTTAGAGCTGAGACATTTTCAGGCGGGCGCTATAAAGAGGTACTTTTATTTGAAGATACTTTACTTTATAGAGGGGGAACTATTGACACCCCCCTTGGTCAATTTTTTAGTTCTGATAAGCCAGCAGGTATTATTCAAACGCGTATCGATAAAGCTGTTTTACCTGTTTGGCCATCTGGTGATGCATCCCCAATTGAAACATCTTTTGGGTATAAAATACCTGCTGGTACAAAAGTGTATATAGGCGAAACAGGCTCTCAAAGCGGATTTTATATAGGTGGTACAGAGCAAATATATGTGCCAACGCCGTGGAAAATACCAGGGGTTGAAATGATATCTAAGGATTTATTGAAATGACAAACATTGATGAGATTGAGAGCATCCTTGATGAGATGTGTCGTATCTTAAAAGAGTGTAATCTTGAGCGATGGGCTAATATATTATTGGATATAAAAAAAATGGTTCGACATGACACTAAGGAAGCCAGATATTCAATAATGTCTTTGTATGGTGGTATGGGCTCTTTAAATGATCTGGTTTTATTTAAGGATGGCGTCATGCTTGTCGAGGAAAATGATGTTTTCGACGAGCTAAGAAATAGGTTATATCATCTTGGGAAGACATTGTAAGGTATAAAGAGTTCTCATCATCATGAGGAGGGGTTGCTTTTAATTCTCTCATTCGCTTTTAGAGATCTTCCGACATACTGAAAATTTCCCTTGTGGAGAGCGCTATGCGTAAGAGCAGATTCACTGAACGTCAGATTATCGCCGTTCTGAAGTCCGTCGAAGTCGACCGGTTCGTCAAAAAGTCTGCCGCATAACTTTATTCCTTCACAACAGAATAAAACGGCGCTGCCGGGTGTTCCTGCTGTAAAAAACACTTGTTTTAGTTCCATGTACTTTTTGATGGTTCCGGTTTTTCAGCCCTCAGCCGGTATTCCTCCGGCGTCAGGTTATTCAGGGATTCATGGGGACGCTCGCTGTTATATTATTTCAGCCAGCGCTTCGTGATTCCCACTGATT from Cedecea neteri encodes:
- a CDS encoding DUF6966 domain-containing protein gives rise to the protein MTNIDEIESILDEMCRILKECNLERWANILLDIKKMVRHDTKEARYSIMSLYGGMGSLNDLVLFKDGVMLVEENDVFDELRNRLYHLGKTL